The following coding sequences lie in one Lolium perenne isolate Kyuss_39 chromosome 2, Kyuss_2.0, whole genome shotgun sequence genomic window:
- the LOC127336943 gene encoding beta-ketoacyl-[acyl-carrier-protein] synthase III, chloroplastic, with product MVAASGIAPPRAAAALPAARARAAHRLGFLRSHSQLPAAVAAKLRCCASATDDGVVETAATKPRPPRVAGMGSKLVGCGSAVPSLTISNDDLSKVVETSDEWIATRTGIRSRRVLSGDETLGGLAVLAAQRALEMAQVRPEDVDLVLFCTSTPDDLFGAAGQVLAELGCSTKTLGFDITAACSGFIVGLITATQFIKGGGNYQNVLVVGADALSQYVDWTDRGTCILFGDAAGAVLVQACSPEEDGLLGFCAQSDGNGQKHLHCSGSNAESILSKTNGVPGFPPKKGTFSCIEMNGKEVFRFAVRCVPQSIEKALEEAGLPASSIDWLLLHQANQRIIDAAATRLSIPSEKVISNLANYGNSSAASIPLALDEAVRGGKVKKGDIIAASGFGAGLTWGSAIVKWG from the exons ATGGTCGCCGCCTCCGGCATCGCGCCGCcgcgggccgccgccgccctccccgCCGCGCGGGCGCGCGCCGCGCACCGGCTCGGCTTCCTCCGATCCCACTCGCAGCTGCCGGCGGCGGTGGCCGCCAAGCTCCGGTGCTGCGCTTCTGCCACTGACGACGGCGTCGTCGAGACGGCTGCCACCAAGCCCCGCCCCCCGAG GGTGGCCGGTATGGGTTCAAAGCTCGTTGGATGCGGCTCGGCCGTTCCATCGCTTACCATCTCGAATGACGACCTCTCAAAAGTGGTTGAAACGTCAGATGAGTGGATCGCAACGCGGACCGGGATTCGGAGCAGGCGAGTTCTTTCAG GAGATGAAACACTGGGAGGGCTTGCAGTTCTAGCAGCACAAAGGGCTCTTGAGATGGCTCAAGTAAGACCTGAAGATGTCGACCTTGTTCTGTTCTGCACATCTACTCCAGATGATCTATTCGGAGCTGCTGGTCAG GTGCTGGCGGAGCTGGGGTGCAGCACAAAGACACTTGGCTTTGATATCACCGCTGCCTGTAGCGGATTCATTGTTGGTTTGATTACAGCTACTCAGTTTATCAAAG GTGGTGGTAATTATCAGAATGTCCTAGTAGTTGGTGCAGATGCTCTTTCACAATATGTGGACTGGACAGACAGAGGTACATGCATCCTCTTTGGTGATGCTGCTGGTGCTGTTTTGGTCCAG GCATGCAGTCCTGAAGAAGATGGCTTGCTAGGTTTTTGTGCTCAAAGCGATGGCAACGGGCAAAA GCACTTGCATTGCTCAGGCTCGAACGCTGAGTCAATCTTGTCCAAGACCAATGGCGTCCCTGGTTTCCCACCAAAGAAGGGGACTTTCTCGTGCATTGAAATGAACGGAAAAGAAGTTTTTCGCTTTGCTGTACGTTGTGTGCCACAGTCCATTGAGAAGGCACTAGAAGAGGCTGGCCTACCTGCCTCCAGTATTGATTGGCTGTTGCTTCACCAA GCTAACCAGCGGATTATCGATGCTGCTGCTACTCGGTTATCAATCCCATCAGAAAAGGTTATTTCAAATCTTGCTAATTACGGCAACTCCAGTGCGGCATCAATTCCATTAGCATTGGATGAGGCTGTTCGTGGCGGGAAGGTGAAGAAGGGTGATATTATTGCGGCATCGGGTTTTGGTGCTGGACTTACCTGGGGTTCTGCTATTGTCAAATGGGGCTAA